From the genome of Streptomyces sp. NBC_01116, one region includes:
- a CDS encoding MarR family winged helix-turn-helix transcriptional regulator: MPNGHGADGNATADGDGVVDAGGAVGGSAAADREALRVDRVIDGLRAFGANYTEFTRRFATWLGLHSTDAAALVEILYAEDQGTPLSPARLSERVSLSSGATAILLKRLEQAGHIVRTRESADRRVVTLRSSPGIRPRAIAFFGPYSERMAEAMAAYSPREIQRFEEFLGTLRTTMDALLTEEYEGGGPSFPAP, encoded by the coding sequence ATGCCGAACGGGCACGGAGCCGACGGAAACGCCACGGCGGACGGGGACGGCGTGGTGGACGCGGGCGGCGCGGTGGGCGGAAGTGCCGCGGCCGACCGCGAGGCGCTGCGCGTCGACCGCGTGATCGACGGCCTGCGCGCCTTCGGGGCCAACTACACCGAGTTCACCCGCCGCTTCGCGACCTGGCTCGGTCTGCACTCCACCGACGCCGCGGCCCTGGTCGAGATCCTCTACGCGGAGGACCAGGGCACACCCCTGTCCCCGGCCCGGCTCAGCGAGCGCGTCTCCCTCTCCTCCGGCGCGACCGCCATCCTCCTCAAGCGGCTCGAACAGGCGGGCCACATCGTCCGCACCCGCGAGAGCGCCGACCGCCGGGTCGTGACCCTGCGCAGCAGCCCCGGCATCCGGCCGAGGGCCATCGCGTTCTTCGGCCCGTACTCCGAGCGGATGGCCGAGGCGATGGCGGCCTACTCCCCGCGCGAGATCCAGCGCTTCGAGGAGTTCCTCGGCACGCTGCGCACCACCATGGACGCCTTGTTGACGGAGGAGTACGAGGGCGGCGGGCCGAGCTTTCCCGCCCCCTGA